Proteins from a single region of Thunnus albacares chromosome 16, fThuAlb1.1, whole genome shotgun sequence:
- the slc35f6 gene encoding solute carrier family 35 member F6, with the protein MAWTKYQLFLAGLMLTTGSINTLSAKWADTFSARGCRDDPEHGFSHPFVQAVGMFLGEFSCLAVFYILLCHDRRSPEPKMNPGQSFNPLLFFPPAMCDMTATSIMYVALNMTSASSFQMLRGAVIIFTGLLSVAFLGRRLLASQWIGILITILGLVIVGLADFFSGHKDEHNLSDVITGDLLIVLAQVIVSVQMVLEEKFVYKHDVHPLRAVGTEGFFGFFVLSLLLIPMYFIHVGNFSDNPRQVLEDALDAFCQIGHQPLILLALLGNTVSIAFFNFAGISVTKEISATTRMVLDSLRTLVIWVVSMALGWEQFHGLQVLGFLVLLLGTALYNGLHRPLLARIPCCAGMVNQEEESSAGERERLLGEGRVQAGDES; encoded by the exons ATGGCTTGGACAAAATATCAGCTGTTCCTCGCGGGACTTATGCTCACAACTGGCTCCATCAACACATTATCGGCAAA ATGGGCTGACACGTTCTCAGCGAGGGGTTGCCGGGACGACCCTGAACATGGGTTCTCTCACCCGTTTGTGCAG GCAGTGGGAATGTTTTTGGGCGAGTTCAGCTGTCTTGCGGTTTTCTACATCTTGCTTTGCCACGACAGACGTAgcccagagcccaagatgaaTCCAGGCCAGAGCTTCaaccctctcctcttcttccctccgGCCATGTGTGACATGACGGCCACCTCCATCATGTATGTTG CACTCAACATGACGAGCGCCTCCAGCTTCCAGATGCTGCGTGGAGCCGTCATCATCTTCACCGGTCTGCTGTCTGTGGCGTTTCTCGGGCGTCGCCTGTTGGCTAGCCAGTGGATCGGCATCCTCATCACCATCCTGGGCCTGGTGATAGTGGGCCTCGCTGACTTCTTCAGCGGCCACAAAGACGAACACAATCTCAGTGACGTCATCACTG GAGACCTTCTGATCGTCTTGGCTCAGGTCATTGTTTCTGTGCAGATGGTCCTAGAAGAAAAGTTTGTCTACAAACACGATGTTCATCCTCTTCGGGCTGTTGGTACTGAAG GTTTCTTTGGTTTCTTTGTTCTGTCGCTGCTGCTCATCCCCATGTATTTCATCCATGTGGGCAACTTCAGCGACAACCCTCGGCAGGTGCTGGAAGACGCGCTGGACGCCTTCTGTCAGATTGGGCACCAGCCTCTCATCCTGTTGGCTCTGCTGGGCAACACAGTCAGCATCGCCTTCTTCAACTTCGCTGGGATCAGCGTCACCAAAGAGATCAGCGCCACCACCCGCATGGTGCTGGACAGCCTGCGCACGCTTGTCATCTGGGTGGTGAGCATGGCGCTGGGTTGGGAGCAGTTTCACGGCCTGCAGGTGCTGGGCTTCCTGGTCCTGCTGCTCGGCACAGCGCTCTACAATGGACTGCaccgccccctgctggccagaATACCGTGCTGCGCTGGGATGGTGAAccaagaggaggagagcagcgCGGGAGAAAGGGAGAGACTGCTGGGTGAGGGCAGGGTGCAGGCTGGTGACGAGAgctaa